A DNA window from Ipomoea triloba cultivar NCNSP0323 chromosome 10, ASM357664v1 contains the following coding sequences:
- the LOC116032760 gene encoding cellulose synthase-like protein D4 codes for MSSLSNQPSKKGMRSGPAGSSSGSQGNRGSSGQTVKFARRTSSGRYVSLSREDLDMSGELSDDYMNYTVHIPPTPDNQPMDTSVAAKAEEQYVSNSLFTGGFNSVTRAHLMDKVIESEVSHPQMAGCKGSSCAMPACDGKIMKDERGNDVAPCECRFKICRDCYLDAQKDSGLCPGCKEPYKVGDYDDDVPDFSSGALSLPGPDGSKGDSRNMSMMKRNQNGDFDHNKWLFETQGTYGYGNAYWPPDDMDGYDDDGGVQKGMLDTSADIPWKPLSRKLPIPNSIISPYRLLIVVRLVVLAFFLTWRIRHPNDEAIWLWLMSVTCELWFAFSWILDQIPKVNPCNRSTDLVVLREKFDMPSPSNPTGRSDLPGVDFFVSTADPEKEPPLTTANTILSILAVDYPVEKLACYISDDGGALLTFEAMAEACSFADLWVPFCKKHEIEPRNPESYFSSKGDPTKGKKRSDFVKDRRRVKREYDEFKVRINSLPDSIRRRSDAFNAREEMKMLKQMRESGAEAREPIKAKKATWMADGSHWPGTWSVGSSDHAKGDHAGILQVMLKPPSSDPLLGGSDDNKLLDFSDVDIRLPMLVYMSREKRPGYEHNKKAGAMNALVRCSAVLSNGPFMLNLDCDHYIYNCKAVREGMCFMMDRGGEDICYIQFPQRFEGIDPSDRYANHNTVFFDGNMRALDGIQGPVYVGTGTMFRRFALYGFDPPQADINPQKGADAQPLNTTDFDPDLDVNLLPKRFGNSTMLAESIPIAEFHGRPIADHPAVKYGRPPGILRVPREPLDAATVAEAVSVISCWYEDKTEWGERVGWIYGSVTEDVVTGYRMHNRGWRSVYCITKRDAFRGSAPINLTDRLHQVLRWATGSVEIFFSRNNAFLASRRLKFLQRLAYLNVGIYPFTSICLLVYCFLPALSLISGHFIVKNLNIAFLLYLLTITICLISLALLEVRWSGVGLEEWWRNEQFWLISGTSAHLAAVIQGLLKVIAGIEISFTLTSKSAGDENEDIYAELYLVKWTSLMIPPIVIAMVNIIAIVIAFSRTIYSAVPQWSKFIGGAFFSFWVLAHLYPFAKGLMGRRRKTPTIVFVWSGLIAITLSLLWIAISPPRGGTATAELGGGGGGGFQFP; via the exons ATGTCAAGCTTGTCCAACCAACCATCCAAGAAGGGGATGCGAAGCGGCCCAGCTGGGAGTTCTTCTGGATCTCAAGGGAACCGCGGTTCAAGCGGACAAACTGTAAAATTCGCGCGAAGAACGTCCAGCGGTCGATATGTTAGCCTCTCCAGAGAAGACCTAGATATGTCAGGAGAATTATCTGATGATTACATGAACTACACCGTCCATATTCCTCCCACTCCCGATAACCAGCCTATGGACACGTCTGTTGCCGCAAAAGCCGAGGAACAATACGTCTCCAATTCACTCTTCACCGGCGGATTTAACAGCGTCACCCGTGCCCACCTCATGGACAAGGTGATTGAATCTGAAGTAAGCCATCCTCAGATGGCAGGATGCAAGGGCTCTTCCTGTGCAATGCCAGCTTGTGATGGCAAAATCATGAAAGATGAAAGAGGAAATGATGTGGCTCCCTGTGAATGCAG gtTTAAAATTTGCAGAGACTGCTACTTGGACGCCCAAAAAGATTCGGGTCTATGTCCTGGATGCAAGGAACCGTACAAAGTTGGGGATTATGACGATGATGTACCAGACTTTTCAAGCGGAGCTCTGTCTTTACCAGGCCCAGACGGTTCCAAAGGTGATAGTCGGAATATGTCTATGATGAAAAGGAACCAAAATGGAGATTTCGATCACAATAAATGGCTGTTTGAGACACAGGGCACATACGGGTATGGTAACGCCTATTGGCCTCCAGACGACATGGATGGGTACGATGATGATGGTGGAGTGCAGAAAGGCATGTTGGATACATCCGCAGATATACCTTGGAAACCACTAAGTCGGAAGTTACCAATACCAAATAGCATCATCAGCCCTTACAg gtTGCTTATTGTGGTTCGCCTTGTTGTGCTTGCTTTCTTTTTGACATGGCGGATAAGACATCCAAATGATGAAGCAATATGGCTGTGGCTAATGTCTGTTACATGTGAATTATGGTTCGCCTTCTCTTGGATCCTGGATCAAATTCCCAAGGTCAATCCTTGTAACCGCAGCACTGATCTAGTGGTATTGCGTGAAAAATTTGATATGCCATCGCCGTCCAACCCTACTGGGCGGTCGGACCTCCCGGGAGTTGACTTCTTCGTTTCCACGGCTGATCCAGAGAAAGAGCCACCGCTAACCACAGCCAATACTATCCTATCAATTCTAGCGGTTGATTATCCTGTGGAGAAACTGGCTTGTTATATTTCGGATGATGGCGGAGCACTTCTGACTTTTGAGGCAATGGCAGAGGCTTGCAGCTTCGCTGATCTGTGGGTGCCATTCTGCAAAAAGCACGAAATTGAACCCAGGAATCCCGAAAGTTACTTCAGCTCCAAGGGTGACCCCACAAAAGGCAAGAAACGGTCAGACTTTGTGAAGGATAGGCGGAGAGTTAAGAGGGAGTATGATGAATTTAAAGTGAGGATAAATAGTTTGCCAGATTCAATCAGGAGGAGATCGGATGCATTTAATGCCAGGGAGGAGATGAAGATGTTGAAACAAATGAGAGAGAGCGGCGCTGAAGCTCGGGAACCAATCAAGGCCAAAAAGGCAACTTGGATGGCGGACGGTAGCCACTGGCCAGGAACATGGAGTGTTGGTAGTAGTGACCACGCTAAGGGTGATCATGCAGGGATACTTCAG GTAATGTTGAAGCCCCCCAGCAGCGATCCCCTATTGGGAGGATCGGATGATAATAAACTTTTGGATTTCTCGGATGTAGACATACGTCTTCCTATGCTTGTGTACATGTCACGCGAGAAGCGGCCAGGATATGAACACAATAAGAAAGCTGGTGCAATGAATGCCCTGGTGCGATGTTCGGCCGTACTTTCTAACGGCCCCTTCATGCTCAACCTCGACTGCGATCACTACATATACAACTGCAAAGCTGTTCGTGAAGGAATGTGCTTCATGATGGATAGAGGAGGGGAAGACATATGTTATATTCAGTTTCCTCAAAGATTTGAAGGCATAGATCCCTCTGATCGTTATGCCAATCACAATACCGTGTTTTTTGATGGCAATATGCGTGCACTTGATGGCATCCAG GGCCCTGTATACGTGGGTACAGGAACCATGTTTAGACGATTTGCACTGTATGGGTTTGATCCCCCACAAGCTGACATCAACCCCCAGAAAGGTGCGGATGCCCAGCCTCTAAACACCACCGACTTTGACCCTGACCTAGATGTAAATCTCTTGCCCAAGCGTTTCGGGAACTCTACTATGTTGGCAGAATCCATACCCATAGCGGAATTCCACGGGCGCCCCATTGCGGATCACCCTGCTGTCAAGTATGGGCGACCTCCCGGTATCCTCAGAGTCCCACGCGAACCACTTGATGCAGCCACTGTGGCAGAAGCTGTCTCTGTCATATCTTGTTG GTACGAAGACAAGACCGAGTGGGGTGAACGAGTGGGTTGGATTTATGGTTCGGTGACAGAAGATGTGGTCACTGGATATCGCATGCATAACCGTGGATGGCGCTCTGTCTATTGCATCACCAAGAGAGATGCATTCCGTGGTTCAGCCCCCATCAATCTCACCGATCGCCTCCATCAGGTCCTCCGATGGGCCACCGGTTCTGTTGAAATCTTCTTTTCTAGAAACAATGCCTTCTTAGCCTCCCGTCGCCTCAAATTCCTCCAGCGCCTAGCTTACCTCAACGTTGGCATCTACCCCTTCACCTCCATTTGCCTCCTCGTCTACTGCTTCCTCCCAGCGCTCTCCCTCATCTCCGGCCATTTCATTGTCAAAAACCTCAATATCGCCTTCCTCCTCTACCTATTAACCATAACCATCTGCCTCATCTCATTGGCCCTCCTGGAAGTCAGGTGGTCCGGCGTCGGCCTGGAGGAATGGTGGAGGAACGAACAGTTTTGGCTCATTTCAGGCACCAGCGCTCACCTTGCTGCTGTCATCCAGGGCCTCCTCAAAGTCATCGCTGGGATCGAGATCTCCTTCACCCTCACCTCCAAGTCTGCAGGAGATGAGAACGAAGACATTTATGCCGAATTATACTTGGTGAAGTGGACCTCACTTATGATCCCCCCCATCGTAATTGCCATGGTCAACATAATCGCAATAGTCATCGCATTCTCCAGGACCATTTACAGCGCCGTTCCTCAATGGAGCAAGTTCATTGGAGGAGCTTTTTTCAGTTTCTGGGTGTTGGCACACCTCTATCCTTTTGCCAAGGGTTTAATGGGAAGGAGACGGAAGACGCCAACTATTGTTTTTGTCTGGTCGGGTCTTATTGCCATTACACTCTCACTGCTTTGGATAGCCATCAGTCCACCCAGAGGCGGCACAGCAACAGCAGAGCTCGGGGGTGGAGGAGGCGGCGGTTTCCAATTCCCTTAA